The Alnus glutinosa chromosome 1, dhAlnGlut1.1, whole genome shotgun sequence region tattattattaattgaatatatgagtGTTACAAAGGTACACTTATACTAGGCTAAATAGCAGGGTATTACAATGATTgatagagaagaagaaagaagcagCAACAAAGAGTAAGGGGATTTAGATATTGTTAGCGGAGAGGAGAGTTGTGTTGGGAGAAGTGTTTTCATCtcttatgctccatttgtttcagcgtaaaatgttttttagaaaatatttttgacatttttcagtaTTTGGTGGGAGCGAAATAATAGTAAACCTGAAATGATTTCCGTTTAACAAAAAATGTTtagtaaattttagaaaatgatttacgcttttatcATTTTCCTCAGATGGCAGACGAATTCAACCCTTTTTTAAACGACACAATCGACCTTCATGCTGAAGCAATCGAAAACATCGCGCAGCCGGTTTCGAAATATGGCATTGTCCGCTGGAATTCAGTAACCTTTGGCCaccattgccggattccgacgaccAAATTTCTaacaccttcgccggaatccggcctaaCCATATTCTAACAAAACTGGCTAGAATCTAACCAGAACTGCCGAATTATGATGAAagtagccggaatccggcataAATTGCCAGATTCAGGCCACCTTTGCAAGAAAACTGACCAGAACGGGCAGAATTTGGCAATCAGCCGAAATCGGGCAAATGGCCCCTTTTGCCAGAATCCGATTCAATTGGCTGGATTCTCGCGAAGGTCGCTAGGATTTGGCCAACCCACATTTTTTGTCATTGGCGATTTTTTCATACGAACCAAACgcaggaaaatcattttttctgaaaaattatttcattaaaaatattttacaacgaaaaacattttatatcgaaaacaaacagagtattagagaaaaagaaacgaGGACAATTTTCTTACTGTTATGATTTAAAACACTACTAATGTAGTAACGTTTGTGTAACGCTGCTAATCTAGAGGCGATCATCTAAAAATGTCGATGATTTAAAACATCGTTAGACTAGAAAAGCACTGCAATTTCTATAAGTTTAGCGATGTTTTTATctaagcttttttatttttctatcccTAATAAAACCTAAGtaaaaatcttttctttttttttttttggtagtataTGAAGGTTCCAAAATTTTCCTTGAAGTGTtatgtgttttgtattttatatttgggaaaacaaaaattgaaaaacgtGTGAGAATTACATCTAAAACCTTATTGGAATAATTATATCTGAAAAGTAATTAAAACACATGACCAAACATACCCAAATTTGCAGAATTTGCAGATTTATATACATAAATCTGAAATTGAGTAACGACTTTCAAAAACATATctcacaatttatttatttatttattttttttacggaAATGATCACATTTCTTCATTACAATGATTGGTATGTTTACGTAGGCCTCCCGTCATAATCAACATTATCAACATTACCTCCCATCGAATATCATTACATCAATCACTCGCAACTGTTTGCCAGTGCAAATTGGTGGGACTTGAAAGGCATaaaatttgtaacaaaacaaagaaaattgaagaagaaaaggaaaactgaACAAAAAGAAACctatcaaactttttttttttttttttttggattaatagTTGATTAATTTAGgggaaacaaaaatcataactcATTCATCCTTAAACCAAGCTTGCTTTTAGCTATGTGCTTCCACTTTGTCCTTATTATTAAATATGCatacatgacatttttataaattgaatcgaaattttttttttccaatttaatttataaaaagaatttgtcGGGTTTCAAATACCCATAATATTGATAACATTCCAATCTAAATAGAACATCAATACTAGAGTTACTGAgcaggttttgttttgttttgatttttttttttttaaataataaaaaaaaactgagaaaaatacatataatctttttaaattatcgCTCCATTGTCAATGTgtctccaaactaccaattgtgttaaatGTATTAGTTCCCGTAATCTACTAAAAGATGTCAATATTCCCCTAAAGCAaccaaaaggacaaaaataaccctaaaatagtttcaataaaaaaaaaaaaaaatatccttataaatttggaaccaaaaaaagataaaaaataaaaataaaaatgatttgtttttttgaaagattgaaaaagaaatgaaaaaaatgaaaaaaaaaaaaaaaaaaaaaaaaaaaaaccgagaaaaatgaaaatctaagGTGGCCCAAGTTGAaaattctataaaataaaataaaaaaaataattaaaaaaaaccttggtttattattattattcttttttgtttttttttttgttctatttaatttttttttaaaaaaataattttgttttgactttatataattttatcaataatatttttgccattgaaataatattaacattattaatattatttagtagtttaaaaaaaatattttcataattggtagtttataTGTGGAGAACCCAAATACGCTGAACATCTGCCTAAATTCATTGCACCGAAAACAACCCAAAGCGATTTTCGTACAGAAGCATGTCAAAGTCAATGCGACCAATAATTAATGGTGTGCATGATGACGTGTGGTCCAATGAATAAAAAGTTCACAATCCAAAGCCTTTTCAGTGACGATATTCtcccctttttgtttttttgtttttgtttttttttgttttactttttttaaaaataagaaagaagaaaaccctATGCATTCACCCTGTATTTCCCACTTCCCCCACGCAGAAGTTATGTGTATCATTTttttggagggttttttttttttttagaaaaattataaatatcattttcaaaCTAACACTCAATTTGTACTATTTTCCTGAATTAAGCGGGTGTTTGACATTataatttcgtagacaataaatataatttcaaactgaatcgtaaaaaatgaatagttttaaattgcatttttaaaaaaattgtgatttgaaataCAGATTTTTGCCTTTTCAAATCcccgtaattttttaaaaacgcgcaattttaaaagttaaattgagattttaaaggtcaaactgtaattttgccaaacgcttaactgtgtttttaaaaataatattttaaaaaaaattcacatttttaaaatcattattttaaaatcgcactaattcaaattgcaaattcaaacaaattcttttctttctttttttgaagaaatccctctcaatatattaaaagagaCTAAACTGGTCAAATGTGCAAGGTTACAAAGAATTCCTAATGCACCAAGTTAGAAACACCACAGTGAGAGTTTCCTCTACCCAGGCCAAATAGACGAAGACCATTACAAAATACAGCTTCTCAAAAACCTAGACAAACAGAAAGATACCTCTACGTTAACATATACCTCTGCTAGATCTAAGAGAGGGTTTTTGCAAACAAGGTTTTGATCTTAAACAAACAACACAGCAGCCACATTAACAATAACCAgacacaaacaaagaaaaagaaaaaactacaaatGCACAAGCCTGACCATTTCCCCAACTTCCCCATTTTGCTCGACGGTTTGCAGACGCCAGAAAATCAGGAAATCGCTCCTGGAAGATCGCAATGATTACCCCTAAATCCACACCCGAAAATAGCGCCTAAATCACGGTTATAGCACCGTTGAAACCGAAGAATCAAAACCGCCGAAACCCCTTTTGCCCTAAACGGTCGTTCCAGTGGAAATCCCTAGACCGGCACTGCTGCAAACAAccacaaaaaataaacagagcAAGAGATTTCGTCTCCAGCCTGGCCATCCAAACCAGTGGTAGCGGATCAAAGCCTcttattcaaaatcaaaactgtCAGGCCGGAATATCCATGGAAGAAACCAAAATCTCGAATCAATACGATTTCGTCACTGGCGTGGCCATTCAAAACAACAACGGCTTATCCCGAACTCTTCGTAGAAAGCATACACCGTGCGCCACAAAtcgggagaaaaaaaaatccgccTTTACACCATACCAAACGAAAAACCACATCTCCATCCCTGACAAGGATGAGACAAAAACAACCCTTCAACCCCTTCAGTTGCCGACAACCCCCCAAAAGGAgaggaaaaattatttataaacaaCAAAACTACCACAGCCTACTGGGGAGGAGGGAAACAGAAGTCTTCCCTCCTCCATTTTCACACTTAAAAGAGGGTTTTTttgaaaagagcaaaaaaatcGCCTTGGGGATAGAGCGTGGCCCGTTTTATTTTCCTCacgaaaaatgttagatttacaacaccaatacaacaactgtacaacaattcctcacatgagggtgggtcccacatattgtggcccaccctcatgtgagggattgttgtacagttgttgtatttggtattgtacaagaatcaaatccctttccTCACTACAACTTGCTAAATGTGATTAACCCATTCAAATTCTAAAGATTGCATCAATGATCTTTCAAACTACATAAAATTAGCAATGTCCCTCCTTAtaccaaaaataccaaaaatatccatataaaaaatttagtaaaaaaatacaaaaaagaagaagaaaaacataaaaagaaaaagaaaaaaactggtAATCCATGATAGCGGGCATTGGGTCTAGCGAACCACGGCTactgaggtttttttttttttttttttttttaagggaatttGTCTTTTTGCTGGACAAAAtggtacattgcaaatttttgtaatttgaaaagGAGATCGATGCAATCTATAGTTTGGAAGAACACTACAAATTGGGTTAATGTTTTTTTTGCATAACTCTaataacttatttttaaaattaaccattgaatatttatagctcacatgtaagaaaacagatctaatgattgatcataaaaaaaaattgttaaaattgtataaaagttgtatgACAATTATTTCTCTTAGTTGAAAGGGGTATgtgcacttttcttttatttgtttgtaaGAAAAAGTTGTTCTCATGCGATATAAAGGTAAAAACAGTTTTAAGTGTattgtattttaaattgtttgttaatgtttttattttaaaaataaaaaaacaaaagttaaaaaaaaataataatgatgattTAACCAACAAACACCTTAATCTCAAACACTTTGTTAACCAAAAAAATCGAAAAATATCACAAATCACAATCCGGGAGGTCATACATGAATGAATATTGCTTTGAAAGCTTATGGAGTTATCGAAAAATATCACAAATCACAATCCGGGAGGTAATAAGATGCAGTTGGTAGACGTTAGATCGCAGGTAGAAAAATCAAAAATGGGTTATGAAAAGCAAGGCTGCTTAGCAGATTGGTTTGACCTTTTCTCTTCAGAATAAATGGAGTACAAAATTGATCCAAAACCCAGAAAGTCAAGAGTTGGTCCTTGACTCCTTTCGTCAACACGCTCTATTTTATGCAGATGCCTCTCTGCTCCCATACAAATACACTTCTCAAAATCAGGATAAATATTTCCTCGTCATCCCAAAACCTTTTCCCCACGGGAAGACATTTCACACGAGTTCTCAAAATCCGAGAAATCAATTCCACAGGAAAACAAATTTCCATAGAacgagagacacagagagagagagagagagagagagagagagagagagagagagatgcgctttctttctttctatctttgATGGACTGGTTCTGTAAACTACTGAAAGCCACGATGAGCAGGTCGAAGAATTTCTTTCAGAATCTCATCAAGCCTTTCAAACTTGGTTCAAGCAGAGGCAACGAGCAAAACCCAGTTCTTATTTTTGCATACGCTTTAAGATTTGCCATGTTCCTGACCATGATCTGATTTATGTTCTTGCTCTGTTTTGATTGATCAGAGGGACAGAATGAAGAAGACTTGGAGAAGATTGCTCAGCAGGAACAGAAGCAGTTTCCCTTTGAGACCTTAGTTGCTGCAACCAAAGATTTTCACCAAACTCACAAGCTCGGCGAAGGCGGCTTTGGACCCGTTTACAAGGTAAGTTCAAGATCCGTGTGTAATTTTGGTTTCCCAGAAGATTTAAAGTctgtttggtttctgagaaagttgaagggaaaaaaattgatttacaATTCTTGCTGGGCTTGTTTGGCCTCgtactatttatatattttttattttttatttttacatatatataatttctatCATTGGAACACAGGTATCAAAGGTAATGTAATACATATTGGAAAATGCTCTAAGGATGTTTCTAGTTCCTGATTTTGGCATTGATACATGTTTCATTATTGGAATTAAAGAACAGAAAATGACGAAAATCCCATACCCTCTATAATCTTTGCACATTGCTAAATCGCTAAATTATATGAACAATCTAGATGAGAATATACAACCACTAAAATCATGTACATGTATGTATTGTATTGTATTTTTTGGATTGTCAAAACCACTAAGCTCAGTGGAATATTTCTATAAAATGCTAAATCGCTAAATTTGCTCGAGCATATGTTTCCACTTTTGATGAAATAGGTGTTCGCATTGCAAGTGATAGTAATTTACCAACCTTTATCATGTTTTTGGTTAGAGCTTTACTCCCTAAGGGAGGGAGTTTCTTTGTTATCTTGGTAATTCAAAAGGGTAATTGAATCTTCTTCTAAGTTTTGAGGTGTTTTCGTCTATAGGGGAAATTGGATGATGGGAGAGAGATTGCAGTGAAGAAGCTTTCACACAGCTCGAATCAAGGGAAGAAAGAGTTTATGAATGAGGCTAAGTTGTTGGCACGCGTTCAACACCGAAATGTCGTGAATTTGTTGGGGTATTGTGTCCATGGTGCGGAGAAGCTACTTGTTTATGAGTATGTCTATAATGAGAGCCTTGATAAGCTTCTATTCAGTAAGTTCTCTGTACTTTTatctttgcttttcttttttcctttcttaaaCTCAGTTTCTGGTAGATTTATATTTAGTAACTGAATGAAAGACAATGAGAAGTGCCATATGTTTAGGTTCTAAGTTCATAGCTAGTACTAGTAGTACAGCTGATAAGTATTGGTTTTGTTATGCTCCTGATTATATTTCTATGTTATGTATGGTCGTGCTTAAGAGCATATCAGTTGAAGCAAATTCTTCTTTTTGATCAATCAAAACCTCTTCTTAAACTGTACAATCTTTTTCTAAAGTATACAGCTTTCTGGATCTAGATGATGATATTTATAAACATATGGACAGCAACTGAGTTTGGAAATGGTCAATTTTTGGGATAGATTCCTTTGAAAACTCTTCCATattaaaatggctcaaaattAAGCAAatgtcaaattctgttaaagcACAACTCATCTATTAAACTCTTAGATCAATTTCACCTGTCAGCTACACTTTAATAAAATAATCCATCTTTTTCTGCAAAGTCAGCCAACTCCAGAGCATGAATATGATGGCTAAACTCAAGACATTGCTTAGTGTCACAATGCTAAGCGATGTCTTGagttttaaattatgttttaatgGCAATTTCACAATACTCCCATTCATGGAATAATTGCAAGGTGGGAATACTTCTGTTAGCTTCCCTATGCCCCTCTCCCCCCTTTTCATTTGTGATTGTCAGTGCAAATCCTTGATTTTGGACCTTTTGTTCAAGAGAGTATAATCCGTCGATGTCTTGATTTTTCTAGCGTTCACCTTTTGCATTTAGAAATTTCTTTTGCTCTTATCCCTACAAACACTGTtgctaaaaaaaatcaactttgtCCTCTTTTCAAATCTAAAATATAGTTTTGTCATAGTGCTCTAACCCTTGTGAAAGAGACAGCTCTTGAGACCTTGACTTGAactttatgttttgaatttgtccATTCTAGGCTACCAAATCTCCTGAATCGCACTGCTCTCTTGACCAATACTGTAGCACAAAGGCGGTGGCTCATAATGGAAAAGGAATCTCACCATCCTTTTTAACTCATGGGCCCAAACGattaacattaaaattttgatatgatatgatGGTCATCacattttagattatttttttctatgctTGAATAATGGACCGATATTGATGGGAGTAAATAATACAGAGTCGAATAGAAAAGAGGAACTTGACTGGAAGCGGAGGTATGACATAATTGCAGGCATTGCAAAGGGCTTGCTTTACCTTCACGAAGACTCACACAATTGCATCATCCACCGGGATATCAAGGCCAGCAATATCTTACTCGATGATAAGTGGATTCCCAAGATTGCTGATTTTGGCATGGCCCGTCTCTTCCCAGAAGATCAAACGCATGTTAACACCCGTGTGGCTGGTACCAAGTATGTTATTAAGCACCCTAATATATAGTTAAGTCATGCTATTCATACAACTGCTATATAACTAAGATAATGTGATAGTGAAatttagtctttttcttttttacaactATTGGTCTAATGGCTGATTTTTACTGTTACATTATCAAGTAGTTGTACCACAATTGTACGAAGAAGCCGGAGGTGATTTCAACTCCCTTAAgtggtttttttaattttttgatttatttgtttAGCGGGTATATGGCTCCGGAGTATGTCATGCATGGACATCTATCGGTGAAGGCTGACGTGTTCAGTTttggggttttggttttggagcTAATCAGCAGCCAAAGGAACTCATCATTCAATTTACAGGTTGATGCACAGAATCTGATTGACTGGGTAAGATAATGATCCAggattattaataattatttagaTCTATGATAAACAAGGTATTAGCTAGATTAATCCTTTGGTGGGGCTTGGTCAAAGATTGGTTGGCgagctttttatatttatatttatatttaagtCCTGTCTCCATCATGCGTGTTCGTGTGTGAGCTGTCCTTCGCACTTTTCATtaaactaaaacataacaagTGGAGTAGTCTTCCCATGagaaatctcaattttttattcgACTTTTACTTTTCCACATTCGAGAGACGTGTTCAACATTGTTCTCATGGCACATTGTTTTCACATGCATATACAATGGAAAACTTGTATTAAGAAAATTGTAACAGGCTCGTTTGGTAATACtttttaaagggttttttttaCTGCTGCgatgtttgttaatgcttttacgTGTTTACTAAGACAGTCGTAAAAAGCATGATTGTTTGTTGTTGGTGCAGGCATACAAGCTTTACAAGAAGGGCAGGAGCTTGGAGATAATGGACTCCACGTTGGCATCGTCGGCAGACACTGACACTGCCCAAGTAGCAATGTGCATTCAAATAGGACTGCTATGCACGCAAGGTGACCCGCAACTACGGCCCAACATGCGACGTGTGGTGGTTATGCTATCAAAGAAGCATGGCACCCTGGAAGAACCGACTCGACCGGGAGTACCCGGATCTCGGTATAGAAGATCTCGCCGGCCGCCGGGACTGTCTTCCATCAGTGGACCTTCCGGCGACTCAGATTCCCATACGTTTGAGTCTACCTCCAACACCAATAGTGCAACTGCCACCGCTTCTGCTAGCCGAGGATCAGACCCGCATGGGAAACGTCCCATGCTGAGTTAGGCCAATTCTTATTAGGAGATTTTTGTTTATTCATTGTGcattatatagatatatatggttttttttttttttggagcccATTGTAGACATGTATTGCAGGTCTGTTTATATGTGTATATCTTATAGAGATAAAATTTAGTCAATAAATATAGGAATTAGGAAAGCAAGCCTTGAAGCTTGGCAGGTCTGAAAGTTTTGCCATATATCATTACcatgtgtttttttaaattaatttttttcttcatactaATTACGTTTTTTACATCACATAAATATAGTTTAAATATCATCTTATACATTGAGTTTTCTTCACATGGCTCACAGTAATCCGACATATGaagataattcaaaattattagTCGTATCGTAAAATTATTAAGATAATTTGCTTTAGGCGAGGCTCTATAACTGACACTTCAATAAATTCAAAAGACTACTCCAGGTGAAACTATATTATCAAAAGCTCtaagagttttttatttttatttttatttttttttaaaaaaaaaaaattcattaattttaaacaactattttaattgtatattattattttttgcttgaAATAATTTAGGTCTCAAAGTGCTTTTGCAACAAAATTCATTAAGGGCATTAGAGTAGTTAAAGAGTTCCAATAAATTCATTCCGAATGGATTATGCATCTCACTTTTAGCTAGAATAGCTAagcaaaattataaaaaagccttagagcactcccaatggattatctatttgcaactttaagctagaatagataataaaagtgttaaaaagagactccatcagcttatgtattccaactctataatagattttccttaattccataaatagtggaactctatatgtagagttatactattcacttatctattttttttattctttatctccacttttttagctttgctttttttctttttccctctaCCACTccacgttcttttttttttttttttttttcttcctttatagtggag contains the following coding sequences:
- the LOC133877033 gene encoding cysteine-rich receptor-like protein kinase 43, which translates into the protein MQMPLCSHTNTLLKIRINISSSSQNLFPTGRHFTRVLKIREINSTGKQISIERETQRERERERERERERDALSFFLSLMDWFCKLLKATMSRSKNFFQNLIKPFKLGSSREGQNEEDLEKIAQQEQKQFPFETLVAATKDFHQTHKLGEGGFGPVYKGKLDDGREIAVKKLSHSSNQGKKEFMNEAKLLARVQHRNVVNLLGYCVHGAEKLLVYEYVYNESLDKLLFKSNRKEELDWKRRYDIIAGIAKGLLYLHEDSHNCIIHRDIKASNILLDDKWIPKIADFGMARLFPEDQTHVNTRVAGTNGYMAPEYVMHGHLSVKADVFSFGVLVLELISSQRNSSFNLQVDAQNLIDWAYKLYKKGRSLEIMDSTLASSADTDTAQVAMCIQIGLLCTQGDPQLRPNMRRVVVMLSKKHGTLEEPTRPGVPGSRYRRSRRPPGLSSISGPSGDSDSHTFESTSNTNSATATASASRGSDPHGKRPMLS